CTAtttgttgtgtgcgccggttaaacttcagaagacaccTCTcgagggctctgtgggtagtgagTAGTGCCACGGAGAGCTcggctttcaccacaggtcgtcgcccaacctatatggatcaggagATCGCCCAACATATATggaccttgcgacattttgccaagacggtggtgaatcttagcagcggtttactcttagctaggcttccgattccaagaagtcggatgtgtcgaactcctcagCTTAGGAGATCCTACCGGAGGACGAAGCTCCTTCGACGTCCAGAATCGCTTCCCTTAAGCATCCGTTTGTGTGCGTATTTCCACTTTGTAAAACGgaatgctaccaacttgatgCAGGGACACAGATATGCGTAAGAGGACTTATAGATGAAACACAACACAGTACAGTTGTCacggctaagaaggcagttgTCTTCGCAATATCTCACTTACTCTCGTCCAAATCAACATGAAGTTATTGTGCGATACTACTGCACGCACTAATTCGAGGCAACGAGACCCGTTAAACTCCATTTTATCGCTTTGCGGCTTTCTGACTCCGTTGAACCCCTCCTCCGCCCCCGTCTTCctaaaatttcgtttcacagGCATACGTGACTGACTAAGCTCGTCATTATTTAACATGTAAGCCAGTACCAAAATTAATCAATTCTGCAATATTTCACAATCGACGTGAAGATAGGGCAAGCAGTAGAAGAATGAGATCAGTGTCTAAGAATGCCCAATTGGAAAGATGATGATAAGAGATTTCCTCTTTGTTCAGTTGAAAAGAGTGGTTCGAAGTTTAGTCCTACGTCAAAGATTGAAGATCGGAGACGTCCCGCAAACGTCCAAAGAAGTGAAATTAGGTGGCCCGGACATGAGATGCATTTCAAGGGCAGTTGTTGGGTCAGAGCTGTGAGCGATATCACGCGCTATCAAACGCGCTGCAAGTAGACCGCCGACTCGTTGCTCAGACCTTTTTACAAAGTCCTCCGATGACATGATGCTCTTCGAGTTCCTCGCGAGAGGAGAAGCTACTGAAGAACCATtgcgcgcgatcgggacaaataaaaatattgctaGAAGCCGGTTCGAGCAAATACACGAACGACGGGAGCAGAAGTGATACAGGTTATGTCTAAGTCACGGCAGAAATCGTAGTCTTATTTTCACAATTTAACGTTTGCCAGCTTACGTTATGTTTGCATTCCGATGTTGGAAAGAGGTTAGATGAAATATTACCTCGATTGCAAGATCAAGTGCTTCTTGCATCATCTGTGCATCGAATGAAGAGGCTGTTGACACCGGACTTGAGACCATTGTTCATATAATCTGCAAAAAGTATTTTGTCGCTTCTTAATATATACACTGTTTGCAAGCTAGAGAAACGGTTGCCGCCATGCTctttaaaattagattttttaagtttgaagagctcagaaaaaattagtttctATAACAAAGAAGTTGAGAGAACGCTGTACAAGAGGGTCTCTGTCAACAGCAGCACTTCTTGCTTATCATATAACATGTCACAATAGCACTATCCCAACCCTTCTGGAAGTCAAACTCAAGGCGGCTGATCTGCATGATGAAACGAAGTGATCCCAACTCTTGGGCCCCATTAAGAAATATCGGTTTACGTTTAACGCTACATTTTAAGAAATCCACTTTCTGCTGCTGAAAATATCTAGCAAAATTACTTGAGCAGCCATTTGGAACTTTTCAACAAACTCTCTATGCATCTTAATATGTTACATGTTATGTTAAGAACATCTTAATATGCCAGTGGCACAGTTAGATCCTACATCTTATGTCAAACATGTAACGTGAGAAAGCTCTTTAAATACCTGTATATGCTTGGATATCACGGACAACGCAATTTGGTGCAGCCTATATAAATGTATGTTCGCCGAAGGTAGGGTATACTGAAAGAATGCCGTTAAATTCCACAACCTTCAACAAACagtgaaaatgcaaaaatgggACAAGCTTTTGCATCGCAGTCCTGTATCATATGCAAAACGTGTTGTGATAAAACATTTTCGGTTTCATATTTAAACTTTCAGATTAATTTCTAATGATGCTGCGCAGTGgatagatctcattcgcctctGTTGATAATCTGAAAGAATGTGGTGGTTCATGAGAATCTAGTCAAAGAGGCTGGTTTGAGTATACTCCTTTTAGAGTTCTAGAGTGGTGTATTCAGAAGGATATCGAGATTTGGAAGAGAGGTGTTTGATGGGGTACCCAAACATCGAAAACCtcgaaaattttttagatCCTTTGATAAAGACAACATTATGGAAATGTAAGGCCACTAGTAAGGTCCCACCAAAGCATCGTTGGCAGAACAATAAAACATAAttctatttcttgttttaccATAGAGCagccacggatctccctcactagagcgATCACAGCAGGTTAGTCGCGAGgggcgtccccgggtggcggatagggggctaatcgcggaccaaaagcgaccttgtgcttgcccagagacgcaggtggattcaggggatagactctctgtttctgctgagccaggactgactcatgacatcattatatcccgcacgtcggtccgacCAAAAGCCtacaatcaagtgactgggaggtgcaagggaggcggtttggagtcgcctccaacaaataagctccacatgtccactccgggagaacggaagttctcccagaaactcatgggactagaagcttgcaacctgcccatgggttttagaattttacgcaaaacacagtaatagaaaagagtctcctgattccggatgaaagcctggtacggtagcgccaggtaggacggggttgcaggagtcgtGTAGGCTagtgaaatggaaaaggactaggatggcgatctgtgcttataacgcacgtacgcttgcatcggaagcggtcatcgaagatctgataatGCAGACGGAAGCtttcgtggaagccttggacaactagagcgtccctactcagtacataaaggtacttcgagagttgtacagtaacttcacgagcggaatttcgccattctataATACatcaacatcatcattgacgtgaagaggggggttcgatacaatttcacccaaaatattcacagccaccctcgagaacgcaatgcgaaagttggaacgGGACGACATGAGAGTGAAGGTTGAtagtcggcagctacaccattgcgctttgctgatgacatcgtactgataacaaatagcatcagccaagcggaacgaatgctgaccgaattcgacgaaacatgtggatgcatcggtcttcagctgaatctacaaaagacgatgttcatgcggaacggatgggtctcaaatgccccattcacgctcaacggaacgaacatatccgaatgcaccactTACGTCTATCTGGGTctggaactgaacatgatgaacgacttgAGCCCCGAGCTGgacaggaggagacgagcggcttggggagtgtgtaagagcatcgaggatgtagtgaagaagaccacaAACaaccggctccgtgctcacctcttcagcaccaccgtacttcctgctttgacctatgcttagGAAACCTGGACACTTcgcaaacaggaagaaaacgcggtgagcgtcattgaacgcgcaattgagagaatGATGCTaagagtatcccgtttcacgcaagtgagggacgggattcgaagttctctcctacgtcaacgatcgaagattagagacgccgccgcatttgccaaggaaagtaaaataaggtgggccggacacgggatgcgctttaatgacaaccgttggaccagagccgtgagcgactgggttcccggCGATATTaggcgcactacaggaagaccgccgacccgatggtcagatttcttcacgaagtccttcaaagaaaaatatgatgctcttcgtgtcccacgcgaaaggagtaaccactgggctactctggcatacgatcgggacaaatggaagaattactggcgcccgctcgaccagttcgaagatcagcgGGAGTCAATGTGATCAAGGTGACCATAGAGCAGAGAATATTACTGATAAAATGTGGATATATGAAACTAAACCGAAAAATGTGTTGCTACTTTTTGATGTTATTGATCCTCGTCTCTCCAGATCATTAAAATGGAGTATCTAGTAGACAACactgaacattttcaaaatccgTTTCTTGTATGTAGTCGAGGGGTCTCTGCGCCCGATGCTGCTTTGCGCCGTTTATGGAAGGTAACGAAGGAGGCATACCAACTTCacgaagaacagaaaaagacattttaaaaaaatatgcgaaaagagaaaaacttacAGATTTGTGGGAGGAACGATAATATCACATCCAAGAGGTATCATGGAACTCATCAGGCTCCGTGGGAAAGGTCAACTTCTCCTTTTATGGTTTTTAAGGTGAGATCCTGAACATGCTTCGAAAAAGTGGAGTTGGGATGGGTCTGGTCCCATCCCAACTCCACGTTTTCGGAGCAACTCCacttctgtgataactgttgaaGGAAAACAGGAgcaaaacccatacttcgagcatgctttcaaattgtttcgatattattattgtggaatcgaaggagtgttcgaagccgaagtttgaatattctccaaatgtacaGCTTACACGTTCAgagagaaaactatgaaatctttcgccttcaattgttttaaaaaagaggaagaaagcgttgtcaGAGAAACACTAATCTAATTTCACAagaaatgccactactattattttccaTCGATCAGTGAAGGAGggcggagcgaacaccacagaaagtcggATGtacggctttagccggacgctcaaaCTGACAACATAATATAAGATGATGTAATGTAATGCTTCACATGCCTTTCTCTGAATTACTAACGAGAATTAAGGTTGATCACATATACCCGTAACGCACAAATCTATCCCTATCTGTCTCTATCTTTTCTCTTCGATATCTTTTCTCGATCCCAACTTCGTGACACTCTGACTACAAGAAAGAACGAATATGAGACAACCAAATAGGAGAAGAAACGAATCAAATATTTAGTTTATTGGAATTTAGTTTAGCAAATCATGGGGAGTCACTTCCAATGAGAGCAATAAAAGCACATAAAGTGTAGTAGTGTAAAATATAGCTAATGAGCGATGTAAGTTGCTACAATATTGTCACGGTTCTGCTACAAATTACACCTGATGCATTCAGGTTGTAAACGCTTCCATTCAGGCATATTCGCTGGCTTCCCTAATGTCCTTGTGAAGAACTCGATAGTACGCACCCAGGACAGCTCCTGACTCTTACCATGTAAAACAATATCACCGCCATAACCACAGAAGACACcttaaaaagcaataaaaaattgttattttacAATAGAAGCAAGCAAATCA
This is a stretch of genomic DNA from Necator americanus strain Aroian chromosome II, whole genome shotgun sequence. It encodes these proteins:
- a CDS encoding hypothetical protein (NECATOR_CHRII.G6953.T1), which encodes MLTEFDETCGCIGLQLNLQKTMFMRNGWVSNAPFTLNGTNISECTTYVYLGLELNMMNDLSPELDRRRRAAWGVCKSIEDVVKKTTNNRLRAHLFSTTVLPALTYA
- a CDS encoding hypothetical protein (NECATOR_CHRII.G6954.T1) — its product is MMLRVSRFTQVRDGIRSSLLRQRSKIRDAAAFAKESKIRWAGHGMRFNDNRWTRAVSDWVPGDIRRTTGRPPTRWSDFFTKSFKEKYDALRVPRERSNHWATLAYDRDKWKNYWRPLDQFEDQRESM